The Mustela nigripes isolate SB6536 chromosome 8, MUSNIG.SB6536, whole genome shotgun sequence DNA segment GCGACTCGTCCCCGCCCGGCATGGGCATGAGCAACACCTACACCACGCTGACGCCGCTCCAGCCGCTGCCGCCCATCTCCACGGTGTCGGACAAGTTCCACCACCCGCACCCGCACCACCAcccgcaccaccaccaccaccaccaccaccagcgcCTGTCGGGCAACGTCAGCGGCAGCTTCACCCTCATGCGCGACGAGCGCGGGCTCCCGGCCATGAACAACCTCTACAGCCCCTACAAGGAGATGCCCGGCATGAGCCAGAGCCTGTCCCCGCTGGCCGCCACGCCACTGGGCAACGGGCTGGGCGGCCTCCACAACGCGCAGCAGAGCCTACCCAACTACGGGCCGCCGGGCCACGACAAAATGCTCAGCCCTAACTTCGACGCGCACCACACTGCCATGCTGACCCGCGGTGAGCAGCACCTGTCTCGCGGCCTGGGCACCCCGCCCGCGGCCATGATGTCGCACCTCAACGGCCTGCACCACCCGGGCCATGCTCAGTCCCATGGGCCGGTGCTGGCGCCCAGCCGCGAGCGGCCACCCTCGTCCTCCTCTGGCTCGCAGGTGGCTACATCGGGCCAGCTGGAGGAGATCAACACCAAAGAGGTGGCCCAGCGCATCACCGCGGAGCTGAAGCGCTACAGCATCCCCCAGGCGATCTTCGCGCAGAGGGTGCTGTGCCGGTCTCAGGGGACTCTCTCTGACCTGCTCCGGAACCCCAAACCGTGGAGTAAACTCAAATCTGGCAGGGAGACCTTTCGCAGGATGTGGAAGTGGCTGCAGGAGCCGGAGTTCCAGCGCATGTCCGCCTTACGCCTGGCAGGTAAGCACCGAGGGTCTCCTGGACCCCGGCTGCTGGGGAGAGTTCTCCGGGTGTTTGTGGCCCCAGGTCAGTGCGCCTGGCTTCGGTTCTTCCCTC contains these protein-coding regions:
- the ONECUT2 gene encoding one cut domain family member 2 → MKAAYTAYRCLTKDLEGCAMNPELTMESLGTLHGPAGGGSGGGGGGGGGGGGGGPSHEQELLASPSPHHAGRGAAGSLRGPPPPPTAHQELGTAAAAAAAASRSAMVTSMASILDGGDYRPELSIPLHHAMSMSCDSSPPGMGMSNTYTTLTPLQPLPPISTVSDKFHHPHPHHHPHHHHHHHHQRLSGNVSGSFTLMRDERGLPAMNNLYSPYKEMPGMSQSLSPLAATPLGNGLGGLHNAQQSLPNYGPPGHDKMLSPNFDAHHTAMLTRGEQHLSRGLGTPPAAMMSHLNGLHHPGHAQSHGPVLAPSRERPPSSSSGSQVATSGQLEEINTKEVAQRITAELKRYSIPQAIFAQRVLCRSQGTLSDLLRNPKPWSKLKSGRETFRRMWKWLQEPEFQRMSALRLAACKRKEQEPNKDRNNSQKKSRLVFTDLQRRTLFAIFKENKRPSKEMQITISQQLGLELTTVSNFFMNARRRSLEKWQDDLSTGGSSSTSSTCTKA